A DNA window from Phragmites australis chromosome 11, lpPhrAust1.1, whole genome shotgun sequence contains the following coding sequences:
- the LOC133885260 gene encoding NAC domain-containing protein 30-like, which translates to MDEQHQAPCVPPGFRFHPTEEELVGYYLARKVASQKIDLDIIREVDLYRIEPWDLQERCSYYGGGSAGTGGQEEEPTEYYLFSYKDRKYPSSTRTNRATAAGFWKATGRDKPVLSSRSVAVSVIGMRKTLVFYRGRTPNGRKTDWIIHEYRLQSNEHAPVQEEGWVVCRAFQKPMPSQQQRHSCYAGSYPAGYANMPSSYYYANMSSTAAAPPAPNDHSLAKSKLQVQFISDMPPLQSPAGVDGGQSYDQAAAAESSSAVDWNLLSSLLPSTQLNFHQHPSSPSCSKNNDI; encoded by the exons ATGGATGAGCAGCATCAGGCACCATGCGTACCCCCAGGGTTCAGGTTCCACCCGACGGAGGAGGAGCTGGTAGGGTACTACCTCGCCAGGAAGGTGGCCTCCCAGAAGATCGACCTCGACATCATCCGCGAGGTGGATCTCTACAGGATCGAGCCATGGGATCTCCAAG AGAGGTGCAGCTACTACGGCGGCGGTAGTGCCGGAACCggggggcaggaggaggagccgacGGAGTATTACCTCTTCAGCTACAAGGACCGCAAGTACCCCAGCAGCACGCGCACCAaccgcgccaccgccgccggcttCTGGAAGGCCACCGGCAGGGACAAGCCCGTCCTCTCCTCCAGGTCGGTCGCCGTCAGTGTCATCGGGATGAGGAAGACGCTCGTCTTCTACCGCGGCCGCACGCCCAACGGCAGGAAGACCGACTGGATCATCCACGAGTACCGCCTCCAATCCAACGAGCACGCGCCCGTGCAGGAGGAAGGGTGGGTGGTGTGCCGCGCGTTCCAGAAGCCGATGCCCAGCCAACAGCAGAGACACAGCTGCTACGCCGGCAGCTATCCCGCCGGCTACGCCAACATGCCCAGCAGCTACTACTACGCCAACATGAGCAGCACCGCAGCTGCACCACCGGCGCCGAACGATCACAGCTTGGCCAAGTCCAAGCTGCAGGTGCAGTTCATCTCCGACATGCCGCCGCTCCAGAGCCCAGCCGGCGTCGACGGTGGCCAGAGCTATGATCAAGCCGCCGCGGCGGAGTCGTCGTCCGCCGTCGATTGGAACCTGTTGAGCAGCCTGCTGCCGTCCACGCAGCTCAATTTCCATCAGCATCCGTCTTCTCCTTCTTGCTCTAAGAACAATGACATCTGA